Proteins found in one Phoenicibacter congonensis genomic segment:
- a CDS encoding 5-methyltetrahydropteroyltriglutamate--homocysteine S-methyltransferase: MNNLHAPFKYDFVGSFLRPAELKEARANFEEGKIDANELKNTEDKCITELISKIKSCGYHIITDGEFRRATWHLDFMWGFDGVDHIKTKTGLPFHGEAAMIDDTFLTGKIELNGEHPFIDHFRFVKKFEDENTVAKQTIPSPAQTLAQFWMPFSRPATQEFYSTEEDLENDIADAYIKVLHQLYDAGCRNVQFDDCTWGMMADQKGHELYGTTQVGLIDVQKAHKNINNKVIAGVPDDMVVNTHVCRGNFHSTYANSGAYDSVADILFREENVNAYYLEFDDERSGGFAPLAKVSDNKQVVLGLITTKSPELEDKETVISRIHEAEKYIPLDRLCLSPQCGFASCEIGNKLTEDEQWAKLALVKEIAEEVWG; this comes from the coding sequence ATGAATAACCTGCATGCACCATTTAAATATGACTTTGTTGGCAGCTTTCTGCGTCCAGCTGAATTAAAAGAAGCACGAGCTAATTTCGAAGAGGGAAAAATTGATGCCAATGAATTAAAGAACACAGAAGATAAATGCATCACTGAACTAATTTCAAAAATAAAATCCTGCGGCTATCACATTATTACCGATGGAGAATTCCGTCGTGCCACATGGCATCTTGACTTTATGTGGGGATTTGATGGAGTCGATCACATAAAGACGAAAACTGGCCTACCATTCCATGGCGAAGCTGCGATGATAGACGACACGTTCCTAACTGGCAAAATTGAGCTTAACGGCGAGCACCCTTTCATCGACCACTTTCGATTTGTAAAGAAATTTGAAGATGAAAACACTGTTGCAAAACAGACAATTCCTTCGCCAGCGCAAACTTTAGCTCAGTTTTGGATGCCATTCTCAAGACCTGCAACACAAGAATTTTACTCAACGGAAGAAGATCTCGAAAACGACATTGCTGATGCATACATCAAGGTATTGCATCAATTGTATGACGCGGGTTGTCGCAATGTACAGTTTGACGATTGCACATGGGGTATGATGGCTGACCAAAAAGGTCATGAACTCTATGGAACTACACAAGTTGGTCTAATTGACGTTCAAAAAGCACATAAAAACATAAACAACAAAGTAATAGCTGGAGTGCCCGATGACATGGTTGTAAACACACACGTTTGTCGTGGAAACTTCCATTCTACATATGCAAACAGTGGAGCATATGATTCCGTCGCCGATATTCTTTTTCGTGAAGAAAACGTTAATGCCTACTACCTTGAATTCGACGACGAGCGCTCTGGCGGGTTTGCACCACTTGCTAAGGTTAGCGATAACAAGCAAGTTGTGCTTGGTCTTATTACAACGAAAAGTCCTGAACTTGAAGACAAAGAAACTGTCATCTCAAGAATTCATGAAGCAGAAAAATATATTCCACTAGACCGACTTTGCCTGAGTCCTCAATGTGGCTTTGCATCATGCGAAATTGGAAACAAGCTGACCGAAGATGAACAGTGGGCAAAACTTGCACTTGTTAAAGAGATAGCAGAAGAGGTTTGGGGTTAA
- the rbr gene encoding rubrerythrin: protein MSKYAGTQTEKNLQAAFAGESQATNKYNYFASVAKKEGFEQIAEIFRKTSANEQYHAKMWFRELEGIGSTTENLTAAADGENYEWTDMYEEFAKTAEDEGFSELAEKFRQVGQIEKHHEERYRKLLHNVEAKEVFEKSEVKIWECRNCGHIIIGTKAPDVCPVCNHPQSYFEISAENF from the coding sequence ATGTCTAAGTATGCGGGAACACAAACAGAAAAAAACCTGCAAGCAGCTTTTGCAGGTGAATCACAAGCAACAAACAAATACAACTATTTTGCAAGCGTTGCGAAAAAGGAAGGTTTTGAGCAGATCGCTGAAATTTTCCGCAAAACCTCAGCTAACGAACAATACCATGCAAAAATGTGGTTTCGCGAATTAGAAGGAATTGGCTCAACAACCGAAAATCTAACAGCTGCCGCCGATGGCGAAAACTATGAGTGGACCGACATGTATGAAGAATTTGCAAAGACTGCTGAAGATGAAGGTTTTTCAGAATTAGCAGAAAAATTCCGTCAAGTTGGACAAATTGAAAAACATCACGAGGAACGCTATCGCAAACTCCTTCACAACGTTGAAGCTAAAGAGGTTTTTGAGAAATCAGAAGTTAAAATTTGGGAATGCCGCAACTGCGGTCACATTATCATTGGAACAAAAGCTCCAGATGTGTGCCCTGTTTGCAATCACCCACAATCCTACTTCGAGATTTCTGCTGAAAACTTCTAG
- a CDS encoding APC family permease: MEELKKKDGAAGVAVGTNARVATDNLGAKLDAANADSKNAVNSQGTDNGSDEKKKPATTKILGPIHIWALGVGIVLVGEFMGWNFTVAKGGSLGSVIALWTVAMMYVTIVMMNTEMGSVMPEAGGQYTMAKYLLGPLAAFIVGLMLVLEYSMLEAADVLVVGQIIESVNPALHSLPFIILALLALTYLNYRGAYATLTLNFIITAVAFCTIMILLISTNFWDPQATLLDLKHLTDGLPYGYIGIIAAMQFAVWFFLGIEGGALAANECRSASRSLPLGTMIGLAVLLIGASLTWFLCSGLVPVDELGVSAFPLYDAALATGKLYVIVALFVGTIMACMASANGCINDASTAWSAMSKDGLIPSVFAKKHPKYKSPYRAIVFLLPISMAFAFTGLLDQVVTFSIFSALMVYVITVVMFFRFRKMYPLGKIKRGYVAPLFPLPAIIAAVLIGMTLLGVYLGYWVNILGGVAFYFLASVWFLVRRNKFVDKKTFLLPGRKQWPKPILGKQESEAAAAAVSAKTAEPATSES; encoded by the coding sequence ATGGAAGAGTTGAAGAAGAAAGATGGCGCCGCTGGAGTAGCGGTAGGCACCAACGCGCGAGTTGCCACTGATAATCTTGGTGCTAAATTGGACGCTGCTAACGCTGATTCTAAAAACGCAGTAAATAGTCAAGGCACAGATAATGGCAGCGACGAGAAGAAAAAACCTGCAACAACTAAGATTCTTGGTCCTATTCACATATGGGCGCTTGGTGTTGGAATCGTTCTCGTTGGCGAATTCATGGGCTGGAATTTTACCGTTGCTAAAGGCGGTTCACTGGGTTCGGTAATCGCACTTTGGACAGTTGCCATGATGTATGTGACGATTGTTATGATGAACACTGAAATGGGTTCAGTGATGCCAGAGGCTGGCGGTCAATATACAATGGCGAAATATCTTTTAGGTCCGCTAGCTGCTTTTATAGTGGGACTCATGCTCGTTCTTGAATATTCGATGCTTGAGGCTGCTGATGTTTTGGTTGTAGGTCAGATAATTGAGTCGGTTAACCCTGCTTTGCATTCTTTGCCATTTATTATCCTTGCCTTGCTTGCCCTAACCTATCTCAACTATCGTGGCGCCTATGCAACGCTTACGCTGAATTTTATAATCACAGCAGTTGCTTTTTGTACGATTATGATATTGCTCATTTCGACAAATTTTTGGGATCCTCAAGCAACACTTCTCGATTTAAAACATCTGACTGACGGTCTTCCATATGGCTACATTGGAATCATTGCAGCAATGCAGTTCGCCGTTTGGTTCTTCCTTGGAATTGAGGGAGGCGCTCTTGCTGCTAACGAATGCCGTTCGGCTAGTCGTTCGCTTCCTTTAGGAACGATGATTGGCCTGGCTGTGCTTTTGATTGGAGCTTCGCTCACATGGTTCTTGTGTTCTGGCCTTGTCCCAGTCGATGAACTTGGAGTTTCGGCATTTCCTCTTTATGATGCTGCCCTTGCTACTGGAAAACTCTATGTAATTGTTGCTCTGTTTGTCGGGACAATCATGGCCTGCATGGCATCTGCTAATGGTTGCATTAATGATGCGAGCACCGCATGGAGCGCGATGTCTAAAGACGGTCTCATACCTTCAGTTTTTGCGAAAAAACATCCTAAATATAAATCGCCTTACCGAGCAATCGTGTTTTTACTCCCAATTTCAATGGCATTTGCATTCACAGGTTTGCTCGACCAAGTTGTAACATTCTCTATTTTTTCAGCATTAATGGTCTATGTTATTACCGTTGTAATGTTTTTCCGCTTTAGAAAAATGTATCCACTCGGGAAAATTAAACGCGGATATGTTGCACCTTTGTTCCCATTGCCAGCTATTATTGCAGCTGTTCTAATTGGAATGACTTTGCTTGGTGTTTACCTCGGCTATTGGGTCAACATTCTTGGCGGCGTTGCTTTCTATTTCCTTGCTTCTGTGTGGTTTTTGGTGCGCAGAAACAAATTTGTTGACAAAAAGACATTCCTTTTGCCTGGCAGAAAACAATGGCCAAAGCCAATTTTGGGAAAGCAAGAGTCTGAAGCAGCTGCTGCTGCCGTTTCAGCAAAAACTGCAGAGCCTGCAACAAGCGAGTCGTAG
- a CDS encoding TetR/AcrR family transcriptional regulator — protein MKKCFDCLSEKGLAETSVRKLAKAAGISAGNIYTYFDSVDDLIIETTNYCAQLIDDDFLKILPNNFENLKEELLNVDYSKLKRNSKKYRFVMNVYISPKYHDSCLKLFKRTDERYDNYTKSVESKIGLPHEVVQPLFFTYANACLYYTLFEDSEHFMKEIEFIAETTEMMREKYKQQQEINNQKN, from the coding sequence ATGAAAAAATGCTTTGACTGTTTAAGTGAAAAAGGCCTGGCGGAAACGAGTGTGCGTAAACTTGCTAAAGCCGCTGGAATTTCAGCTGGGAATATATACACCTATTTTGATAGCGTAGACGATTTGATCATCGAAACAACAAACTACTGCGCACAATTAATTGACGACGATTTCTTAAAGATCCTTCCTAACAATTTTGAAAATCTAAAGGAAGAACTGTTAAATGTAGACTATTCAAAGCTAAAACGAAATAGTAAAAAATATCGATTTGTAATGAACGTATATATATCGCCTAAGTACCACGATTCATGCCTTAAGTTATTTAAACGAACTGACGAGCGTTATGACAATTACACAAAATCGGTCGAGTCGAAGATTGGGCTTCCTCACGAGGTAGTTCAGCCTCTATTTTTCACATATGCAAACGCGTGCCTATATTACACCCTTTTTGAAGATTCTGAACACTTTATGAAAGAAATTGAATTCATAGCAGAAACCACAGAGATGATGCGCGAAAAGTATAAACAACAGCAAGAGATCAACAATCAGAAAAATTAA
- a CDS encoding MATE family efflux transporter, with the protein MLVWVFDQRMGRAALASIIGQGVTFLIALLYSVSKKKLCICINSGEFRNLCKSIFRVGLAPFGLALTPNISLVIINRFSAFYDGEEAIATYAGISYIICIIYLVLQGVVDGSQPLMSKYYGERKANELAEVKRMAYIFPVNLAFIGCAIMYFGRWHVGTLLSSSDTVNSEIAKIIPIFLVSVSFFSNYKNFHCWILCNRKSSIVLCFDIY; encoded by the coding sequence TTGCTGGTATGGGTTTTTGATCAAAGAATGGGCAGGGCAGCTCTTGCCTCGATTATTGGTCAGGGAGTCACCTTTCTCATTGCTCTTTTGTATTCTGTGTCAAAGAAGAAATTGTGTATTTGCATAAATTCAGGTGAATTTCGGAATCTTTGCAAATCAATTTTCAGAGTTGGACTTGCTCCTTTTGGACTCGCTCTGACTCCTAATATTTCACTGGTAATCATCAATCGATTTTCTGCATTCTATGACGGAGAAGAAGCGATTGCTACCTATGCAGGCATCTCTTATATCATCTGCATTATCTATTTGGTTTTGCAAGGCGTAGTTGATGGTAGTCAGCCACTTATGAGCAAATATTATGGTGAACGAAAAGCAAATGAGTTAGCAGAAGTAAAACGTATGGCATACATTTTTCCTGTTAATCTTGCTTTTATCGGATGCGCCATCATGTATTTTGGCAGATGGCATGTAGGAACATTGTTAAGTTCTTCAGATACAGTAAATTCTGAGATTGCTAAAATCATCCCAATTTTTCTAGTTTCGGTTTCATTTTTTAGCAATTACAAGAATTTCCACTGCTGGATTTTATGCAACAGAAAAAGCAGCATTGTCCTATGTTTTGACATTTATTGA